From one Streptomyces sp. R41 genomic stretch:
- a CDS encoding NUDIX hydrolase encodes MSLYDDAVLVLKSYEDQEELRQAYLDHLQSHPDGMWKSCHSGHVTASALVIDPERGRVLLTLHKKLRLWLQMGGHCEPDDATLADASLREGTEESGIPGLTLLSGGPVRLDRHHTPCAWHFDVQYAALAPAGAVEAISDESLDLRWFAYDEVADVADESVVRLLEATRARL; translated from the coding sequence GTGAGCCTGTACGACGACGCGGTCCTCGTACTGAAGAGCTACGAGGACCAGGAAGAATTGCGCCAGGCCTACCTGGACCACCTGCAGTCGCACCCGGACGGCATGTGGAAGTCGTGCCACTCCGGGCACGTCACGGCGAGCGCCCTGGTGATCGACCCAGAGCGCGGCCGGGTCCTGCTCACGCTCCACAAGAAGCTGCGGCTGTGGCTTCAGATGGGCGGTCACTGCGAGCCGGACGACGCGACCCTGGCGGACGCCTCCCTCCGGGAAGGCACCGAGGAGTCGGGCATCCCGGGGCTGACACTGCTGTCCGGCGGTCCGGTGCGCCTCGACCGGCATCACACACCGTGCGCCTGGCATTTCGACGTGCAGTACGCAGCGCTCGCCCCGGCCGGGGCGGTCGAAGCCATCAGCGACGAGTCGCTGGACCTGCGCTGGTTCGCGTACGACGAGGTGGCGGACGTGGCCGACGAGTCCGTCGTACGTCTGCTGGAGGCGACGCGCGCCCGGCTCTGA
- a CDS encoding zinc-dependent metalloprotease, protein MSDTPFGFGLPPEEPENGDEGKKKDQESGGGQGPFGFGLPGAGSPGADNPLAAMFGSMNPNDLGAAFQQLGQMLSYEGGPVNWDMAKQIARQTVSQGTPDGTKDASIGPSERSAVEEAVRLADLWLDDATSLPSGAGSAVAWSRAEWVEATLPVWKELVDPVAERVGAAMGDVLPEEMQAMAGPLIGMMRSMGGAMFGTQIGQAVGVLAGEVVGSTDIGLPLGPAGKAALLPLNIESFGKDLGVPQEEVRLYLALREAAHQRLFAHVPWLRSHLFGAVEGYARGIKVDTAKLEDVVGQFDPQNPEELQQALQQGMFQPEDTPEQKAALARLETALALVEGWVDAVVHAAAKPRLSSADALRETLRRRRATGGPAEQTFATLIGLELRPRRLRDASRLWASLTDARGVDGRDGLWAHPDMLPTASDLDDPDGFVHREQLDFSEIDKMLGEAASGSGSAEKPNLTKDDTSKDDDKGDDAE, encoded by the coding sequence GTGAGTGACACCCCATTCGGATTCGGCCTTCCGCCGGAGGAGCCGGAGAACGGCGACGAGGGCAAGAAGAAGGACCAGGAGAGCGGCGGTGGTCAGGGACCGTTCGGTTTCGGGCTGCCCGGAGCCGGTAGTCCCGGAGCCGACAATCCGCTCGCAGCCATGTTCGGTTCCATGAACCCCAATGACCTGGGCGCCGCGTTCCAGCAGCTGGGCCAGATGCTCTCGTACGAGGGCGGGCCGGTGAACTGGGACATGGCCAAGCAGATCGCCCGCCAGACGGTCTCCCAGGGCACCCCTGACGGCACCAAGGACGCGAGCATCGGTCCCTCCGAGCGCTCCGCGGTCGAGGAGGCCGTGCGCCTGGCCGACCTGTGGCTGGACGACGCGACGTCGCTGCCGTCAGGCGCCGGCTCCGCCGTGGCCTGGAGCCGCGCGGAGTGGGTCGAGGCGACCCTCCCCGTGTGGAAGGAGCTCGTCGACCCGGTCGCCGAGCGCGTCGGCGCGGCCATGGGCGACGTCCTGCCGGAGGAGATGCAGGCCATGGCGGGCCCGCTCATCGGCATGATGCGCTCCATGGGCGGCGCCATGTTCGGTACGCAGATCGGGCAGGCCGTCGGCGTGCTCGCGGGCGAGGTCGTCGGCTCGACCGACATCGGCCTGCCGCTCGGCCCGGCCGGCAAGGCCGCGCTGCTGCCGCTGAACATCGAGTCGTTCGGCAAGGACCTGGGCGTCCCCCAGGAGGAGGTGCGGCTCTACCTTGCTTTGCGTGAGGCCGCCCACCAGCGCCTCTTCGCGCATGTACCGTGGCTGCGCTCGCACCTGTTCGGCGCGGTCGAGGGCTACGCGCGCGGCATCAAGGTCGACACGGCCAAGCTGGAGGACGTGGTCGGCCAGTTCGACCCGCAGAATCCGGAGGAGCTGCAGCAGGCGCTCCAGCAGGGCATGTTCCAGCCGGAGGACACCCCGGAGCAGAAGGCCGCGCTGGCTCGCCTGGAGACGGCGCTCGCGCTGGTCGAGGGCTGGGTGGACGCGGTCGTGCACGCGGCCGCCAAGCCGCGCCTGTCGTCCGCGGACGCGCTGCGTGAGACCCTGCGCCGCCGCCGTGCCACGGGCGGTCCCGCCGAGCAGACGTTCGCCACGCTGATCGGCCTGGAGCTGCGCCCGCGCCGGCTGCGGGACGCCTCGCGCCTGTGGGCCTCGCTCACCGACGCGCGCGGTGTGGACGGCCGCGACGGCCTGTGGGCCCACCCGGACATGCTGCCCACCGCGTCCGACCTGGACGACCCGGACGGCTTCGTGCACCGCGAGCAGCTGGACTTCTCCGAGATCGACAAGATGCTCGGCGAGGCGGCGAGCGGCTCCGGGTCCGCCGAGAAGCCGAACCTGACGAAGGACGACACCTCCAAGGACGACGACAAGGGCGACGACGCCGAGTGA
- a CDS encoding SDR family oxidoreductase, with protein MSSPDPQVRAARNHSTSPAPRGPVVAVTGAASGVGALLIERLAASEEIKQVIAIDERRGECAAAQWHILDVRDPAIAEKLRGADVVVHLALDLDLETDAAARTAYNVRGTQTVLTAAAAAGVHRVVLCTSAMVYGALPDNELPLSEDAELRATAEATGVGDLLEIERLARRAPRAHPGLNVTVVRPAVLVGGTDTALTRYFESPRLLVVAGSRPAWQFCHVEDLCSALEYAVVEKVEGELAVGCDGWLEQEEVEELSGIRRMELPSTVALGAAARLHRIGLTPSPAGDLAYTMYPWVVSGSRLHDAGWRPQWTNEEVLAELLEEVAGRHTVAGRRLGRKDATAAGAAGATVALLGAAAVVRRARKARRRV; from the coding sequence GTGAGTTCCCCAGATCCGCAGGTTCGCGCAGCGCGAAACCACTCAACCAGCCCAGCTCCGCGCGGGCCCGTCGTCGCGGTCACCGGCGCCGCGTCCGGCGTGGGCGCGCTGCTCATCGAGCGGCTCGCCGCCAGCGAGGAGATCAAGCAGGTCATCGCCATCGACGAGCGGCGCGGCGAGTGCGCGGCCGCCCAGTGGCACATCCTGGACGTCCGGGACCCGGCGATCGCCGAGAAGCTGCGCGGGGCGGACGTCGTGGTGCATCTGGCGCTGGACCTCGATCTGGAGACGGATGCGGCGGCGCGGACGGCGTACAACGTCCGGGGGACACAGACCGTGCTCACGGCCGCTGCCGCGGCCGGGGTCCACCGGGTGGTGCTGTGCACGTCCGCGATGGTCTACGGGGCGCTGCCCGACAACGAACTGCCTCTCTCCGAAGACGCCGAATTGCGGGCGACGGCCGAGGCCACGGGGGTCGGCGACCTCCTGGAGATCGAGCGGCTCGCGCGGCGGGCGCCGCGGGCGCATCCGGGACTCAATGTCACCGTGGTGCGGCCCGCCGTGCTCGTCGGGGGCACCGATACCGCTCTGACCAGGTATTTCGAGTCGCCTCGGCTGCTGGTGGTGGCGGGGTCCCGGCCTGCTTGGCAGTTCTGCCACGTCGAGGACCTGTGCAGTGCTCTGGAGTACGCCGTCGTCGAGAAGGTGGAGGGGGAACTCGCCGTCGGGTGCGACGGGTGGCTGGAGCAGGAGGAGGTCGAGGAGCTGAGCGGCATTCGGCGGATGGAGCTGCCGTCCACCGTCGCCCTGGGGGCTGCCGCTCGGCTTCACCGCATCGGGCTCACTCCTTCGCCTGCCGGGGATCTGGCGTACACGATGTACCCCTGGGTGGTGAGCGGGAGCCGGCTGCATGACGCCGGGTGGCGGCCGCAGTGGACCAACGAGGAGGTCCTCGCCGAGCTGCTGGAGGAGGTTGCCGGGCGGCACACCGTGGCCGGACGGCGTCTCGGGCGCAAGGACGCGACTGCGGCGGGGGCCGCGGGCGCGACGGTGGCTCTCCTGGGTGCGGCTGCAGTGGTCCGGCGGGCTCGGAAGGCTCGCCGGCGGGTCTGA
- a CDS encoding molybdenum cofactor biosynthesis protein MoaE, giving the protein MASMNDHPGEQAAQDAIKLIAVRETPLSLDEVFKAVGDDAAGGTALFVGTVRNHDGGADVDELGYSSHPSAEAEMRRIAEKVVAEYPVRALAAVHRVGDLSVGDLAVVVAVSCPHRGEAFEACRKLIDDLKHEAPIWKHQKFSDGTEEWVGAC; this is encoded by the coding sequence ATGGCATCCATGAACGACCATCCCGGTGAGCAGGCGGCGCAGGACGCGATCAAGTTGATCGCCGTTCGAGAGACGCCGCTCTCCCTGGACGAGGTCTTCAAGGCCGTGGGGGACGACGCCGCCGGAGGGACCGCGCTGTTCGTCGGGACCGTGCGGAATCATGACGGGGGTGCCGACGTCGATGAGCTGGGGTATTCGTCTCACCCCAGCGCCGAGGCGGAGATGCGACGCATCGCCGAGAAGGTGGTCGCCGAGTATCCGGTGCGTGCGTTGGCCGCCGTTCATCGTGTCGGTGACCTGAGCGTCGGGGATCTCGCTGTCGTCGTCGCGGTGTCGTGTCCGCACCGTGGTGAGGCCTTTGAGGCTTGTCGCAAGCTCATCGACGACCTGAAGCACGAGGCGCCCATCTGGAAGCACCAGAAGTTCTCCGACGGTACGGAGGAGTGGGTCGGAGCCTGTTGA
- a CDS encoding PDZ domain-containing protein: MPRRTATMLASTLILIALLCAGVFIKVPYSEMSPGPTVNTLGDHDGEPVLQISGHKTYPATGNLNMTTVRVTSAEYNMNLVEAVYGWLAHDNKVVPHDTLYPDGKTEEQSTQENAEEFSQSQESAKVAALKELNIPVKSWVIVSTVLKGSPAEGRLHAGDVIKAVDGTTVKAPGDVAKLVTKHKPGEKVVFTIVPAKEQAAAEKENRTATATKDVTITTTKSDDSGTDRAIVGISAGTDHTFPFTIDIKLADVGGPSAGLMFALGIVDKLTPGNLTGGTFVAGTGTIDDDGKVGPIGGIEMKTVGAREKGAQYFLTPKDNCAAAAKDTPKGLTLVKVNTIDDAMSALKDISSGNTADLPKCTTKS; this comes from the coding sequence ATGCCACGCCGCACCGCGACGATGCTCGCCTCCACTCTGATCCTGATCGCGCTCCTGTGCGCGGGAGTGTTCATCAAAGTGCCGTACTCGGAGATGTCACCGGGCCCCACGGTGAACACGCTGGGCGATCACGACGGCGAGCCGGTGCTGCAGATCTCCGGGCACAAGACCTATCCGGCCACCGGGAATCTGAACATGACCACGGTCCGGGTCACCAGCGCCGAGTACAACATGAACCTCGTCGAGGCCGTGTACGGGTGGCTCGCGCATGACAATAAGGTCGTGCCGCACGACACGCTCTACCCCGACGGCAAGACCGAGGAGCAGTCGACGCAGGAGAACGCCGAGGAGTTCAGCCAGTCCCAGGAGAGCGCCAAGGTGGCCGCCCTGAAGGAGCTGAACATCCCGGTGAAGTCCTGGGTGATCGTCTCCACGGTCCTCAAGGGCTCACCGGCCGAAGGCCGGCTGCACGCCGGAGACGTCATCAAGGCCGTCGACGGTACGACGGTGAAGGCGCCGGGCGACGTCGCGAAGCTGGTCACCAAGCACAAGCCGGGCGAAAAGGTCGTCTTCACGATCGTTCCCGCCAAGGAGCAGGCCGCCGCCGAGAAGGAGAACAGGACGGCGACCGCGACCAAGGACGTGACGATCACCACGACCAAGTCCGACGACAGCGGTACGGACCGGGCGATCGTCGGGATCTCCGCCGGGACCGACCACACGTTCCCGTTCACCATCGACATCAAGCTCGCCGACGTCGGCGGACCGAGCGCCGGCCTGATGTTCGCGCTCGGCATCGTGGACAAGCTCACCCCGGGGAACCTCACCGGCGGCACGTTCGTGGCCGGCACCGGCACCATCGACGACGACGGCAAGGTCGGCCCGATCGGCGGCATCGAGATGAAGACGGTGGGCGCGCGCGAGAAGGGCGCCCAGTACTTCCTGACGCCCAAGGACAACTGCGCGGCCGCCGCCAAGGACACCCCGAAAGGGCTCACGCTCGTCAAGGTCAACACCATCGACGACGCGATGAGCGCCCTCAAGGACATCAGCTCCGGCAACACGGCCGACCTGCCGAAGTGCACCACCAAGAGCTGA
- a CDS encoding PPA1309 family protein: MSNTPMAASPLTRAVLEIDEYASGLGWDQPARLFALVDTARLRAQEPGLAAQLGLQDEPETTGLTPIEQDEIPADKPLDEFLGTIAWPDAVVGCALTVERLMLPPSAEASVPEGLSEKKLAKWVAEHPDRQEVRMTVGVLRDGTRDSALRLRQKDAPTEVLTGSGLVPGLAEALSATFAD, from the coding sequence ATGTCCAACACTCCCATGGCAGCGAGCCCGCTCACCCGGGCCGTACTCGAGATCGACGAGTACGCCTCCGGCCTCGGCTGGGACCAGCCCGCTCGCCTCTTCGCCCTCGTAGACACCGCGCGACTGCGGGCCCAGGAACCCGGCCTCGCGGCCCAGCTCGGCCTGCAGGACGAACCGGAGACCACCGGTCTCACCCCCATCGAGCAGGACGAGATCCCTGCCGACAAGCCGCTGGACGAATTCCTCGGCACCATCGCCTGGCCGGACGCCGTGGTCGGCTGCGCGCTCACGGTGGAACGGCTGATGCTGCCGCCGTCCGCGGAGGCCTCCGTCCCGGAGGGCCTCAGCGAGAAGAAGCTCGCGAAGTGGGTCGCCGAGCACCCGGACCGTCAGGAGGTACGCATGACGGTCGGCGTCCTGCGCGACGGCACCCGCGACTCGGCGCTCCGCCTGCGCCAGAAGGACGCGCCGACGGAGGTGCTCACGGGGTCGGGCCTGGTGCCGGGTCTGGCGGAGGCACTGTCGGCGACGTTCGCGGACTGA
- a CDS encoding UPF0182 family protein, giving the protein MPDRGGGPTGPRIRVGRPSRRVRTLLMTLGVLAVLAMAFVMFAGFWTDWLWYRSVHYSSVFTTTLWTKIGLFFVFGLLMAVSVGLNIWLAHRLRPPLSAMSMEQQSLDRYRMGIAPYKTWLLLGITSLVGLIAGASASGQWRTWLMWVNGVPFHQKDPQFHLDVSFYAFDLPWYRFLLGFGFAAAVLSLIAAALTHYLYGGLRITSPGARATGAATGHLSVLLGIFVALKAVAYWLDRYGLAVKSSDFKATGNWTGLRYVDANAYLPAKTILFCIAVICALLFFATLWRRTWQLPVIGFGLMVLSAILIGGLYPAIVQKFQVQPNEQAKEAPYVEKNLKATREAYGIDGTKVTDYPGTGNTKDKTKLRDDADTAASLRLMDPNIVSPTFQQLQQVRNYYGFPSNLDVDRYKGQDTVIGLRELNLQGIPKNNWINDHFRYTHGYGVVAAKGTTADSEGRPLFTEYNLPSKGDLGTYQQQIYYGEKTTQYSIVGGPQKEIDYSDDSGEKTTSYKGKSGVSLSSPINRAAYAVAFGEPQILYSGAIGEGSRILYNRTPKERVEAVAPWLTIDGDAYPAVVDGKIQWIVDAYTTTNGYPYASRTTLGDTTADSLTAANNQRAVVAQQNQVNYIRNSVKATVDAYTGEVKLYQWDTKDPVLKTWMKAFPNTVKSKSAISPSLMDHLRYPQDLFKVQRELLTRYHVKDAQTFLSGSEVWQVPDDPTNKSGPVPPYYLSMKLPGETSQSFSLTTTMTPNGRDNLSGFVSVNAEAGKPGYGKISILKLPTGRTVDGPKRVQSQFNSEPSIAESIRLLKGGDSDIEYGNLLTVPLDGGLLYVEPVYVRGGDLKYPLLRKVLVTYGGSTAFEDTLDKALNKVFGADGSTTPPSDEGTTKPPTSSNPTVQEALNDAQKAFDQGQEALKKGDWQAYGQAQKDLEDALKRAEDAQTKADKTSGGSGSSSSGASKSSDKSGDKSSGSG; this is encoded by the coding sequence ATGCCGGACCGCGGCGGAGGCCCGACGGGGCCACGGATCAGAGTGGGCCGACCCTCCCGGCGTGTCCGGACCCTGCTCATGACGCTGGGCGTGCTGGCCGTGCTGGCCATGGCCTTCGTCATGTTCGCGGGGTTCTGGACGGACTGGCTCTGGTACCGGTCGGTTCACTACTCGTCCGTCTTCACGACCACCCTGTGGACCAAGATCGGGCTCTTCTTCGTCTTCGGCCTGCTGATGGCGGTCTCGGTCGGCTTGAACATCTGGCTGGCGCACCGGCTGCGCCCGCCGCTGAGCGCCATGTCGATGGAGCAGCAGAGCCTCGACCGGTACCGCATGGGCATCGCGCCCTACAAGACATGGCTGCTGCTCGGCATCACCTCCCTGGTAGGGCTGATCGCCGGTGCGTCCGCCTCGGGCCAGTGGCGCACCTGGCTGATGTGGGTGAACGGGGTGCCCTTCCACCAGAAGGACCCCCAGTTCCACCTCGACGTGTCCTTCTACGCCTTCGACCTGCCCTGGTACCGCTTCCTGCTCGGCTTCGGCTTCGCGGCCGCGGTGCTCTCGCTGATCGCCGCCGCGCTCACGCACTACCTGTACGGCGGGCTGCGGATCACCAGCCCTGGGGCGCGCGCCACGGGCGCGGCCACCGGGCATCTCTCGGTGCTCCTCGGCATCTTCGTCGCGCTGAAGGCGGTCGCCTACTGGCTCGACCGGTACGGACTCGCCGTGAAGTCCAGTGACTTCAAGGCGACCGGCAACTGGACGGGCCTGAGGTACGTCGACGCGAACGCGTATCTGCCCGCCAAGACGATCCTGTTCTGCATCGCCGTCATCTGCGCGCTGCTCTTCTTCGCCACCCTGTGGCGGCGCACCTGGCAGCTGCCCGTCATCGGCTTCGGCCTGATGGTGCTCTCGGCGATCCTCATCGGCGGCCTGTACCCGGCGATCGTCCAGAAGTTCCAGGTCCAGCCGAACGAGCAGGCAAAGGAAGCGCCGTACGTCGAGAAGAACCTCAAGGCGACCCGCGAGGCGTACGGGATCGACGGCACCAAGGTGACGGACTACCCGGGCACGGGCAACACCAAGGACAAGACCAAGCTGCGCGACGACGCGGACACCGCCGCGAGCCTTCGTCTGATGGACCCGAACATCGTGTCGCCCACCTTCCAGCAGCTCCAGCAGGTGCGGAACTACTACGGCTTCCCGTCGAACCTGGACGTCGACCGGTACAAGGGCCAGGACACGGTCATCGGTCTGCGCGAGCTGAACCTCCAGGGCATCCCGAAGAACAACTGGATCAACGACCACTTCCGCTACACCCACGGATACGGCGTCGTCGCGGCCAAGGGCACCACGGCCGACAGCGAGGGCCGCCCCCTCTTCACCGAGTACAACCTGCCGTCCAAGGGCGACCTGGGCACGTATCAGCAGCAGATCTACTACGGCGAGAAGACCACCCAGTACTCGATCGTCGGCGGTCCCCAGAAGGAGATCGACTACTCCGACGACAGCGGCGAGAAGACCACCAGCTACAAGGGCAAGAGCGGCGTCAGCCTCTCCAGCCCGATCAACCGGGCCGCGTACGCGGTGGCGTTCGGCGAGCCGCAGATCCTGTACTCGGGTGCGATCGGCGAGGGTTCGCGGATCCTCTACAACCGCACTCCCAAGGAGCGCGTCGAGGCGGTTGCCCCCTGGCTGACCATCGACGGTGACGCCTATCCGGCGGTCGTCGACGGGAAGATCCAGTGGATCGTCGACGCGTACACGACCACCAACGGCTATCCGTACGCCTCCCGCACCACCCTCGGTGACACGACGGCGGACTCGCTGACGGCGGCCAACAACCAGCGCGCGGTGGTGGCCCAGCAGAACCAGGTCAACTACATCCGCAACTCGGTGAAGGCGACCGTCGACGCGTACACCGGTGAGGTCAAGCTCTACCAGTGGGACACCAAGGACCCGGTCCTCAAGACCTGGATGAAGGCGTTCCCGAACACGGTGAAGTCCAAGAGCGCGATCTCGCCGTCGCTGATGGATCATCTGCGGTACCCGCAGGACCTGTTCAAGGTCCAGCGCGAGCTGCTCACCCGCTACCACGTGAAGGACGCGCAGACGTTCCTCAGCGGCAGTGAGGTGTGGCAGGTCCCGGACGACCCGACCAACAAGTCGGGACCCGTGCCGCCTTACTACCTGAGCATGAAGCTGCCCGGCGAGACATCGCAGTCGTTCTCGCTGACGACGACGATGACGCCGAACGGCCGTGACAACCTGAGCGGCTTCGTGTCCGTCAACGCCGAAGCGGGCAAGCCCGGTTACGGCAAGATCAGCATCCTGAAACTGCCGACGGGCAGAACCGTCGACGGACCTAAACGGGTGCAGAGCCAGTTCAACTCCGAGCCGTCCATCGCCGAGTCCATCAGACTCCTCAAGGGCGGTGACTCGGACATCGAGTACGGAAACCTGCTGACGGTTCCGCTCGATGGAGGACTGCTCTATGTGGAGCCCGTGTACGTACGCGGTGGTGACCTCAAGTACCCGCTGCTGCGCAAGGTGCTGGTGACCTACGGAGGCAGCACCGCCTTCGAGGACACGCTCGACAAGGCGCTCAACAAGGTCTTCGGAGCGGACGGTTCGACCACCCCGCCGTCCGACGAGGGGACCACCAAACCGCCCACGTCGAGCAACCCAACGGTCCAAGAGGCGCTCAACGACGCCCAGAAGGCCTTCGATCAAGGTCAGGAGGCCCTGAAGAAGGGCGACTGGCAGGCGTACGGCCAGGCGCAGAAGGATCTTGAGGACGCGCTGAAACGAGCGGAGGACGCGCAGACCAAGGCCGACAAGACCAGCGGCGGCAGTGGCAGCAGTAGCAGCGGCGCAAGCAAGAGCAGCGACAAGAGTGGCGACAAGAGCTCCGGAAGCGGCTGA
- a CDS encoding sel1 repeat family protein: MDVMGDKATLLDTGRFAQPADFVQPADLTQPSDRDETGEAVEEARQRLAAEAGDVEAMSVLGAMLLRRGDLDGAEPQLRAATAAGDRAAANNLGVLLHQRGYADEAAGWWRIAAVAGSAAAAHALGRHHRERGDEPAAEYWLRQSAEQGHALGAYALADLLEHRSDVGAEQWMRAAAERGHREAAYRLARTLDRKAADAVQTGADNGVIGVIGAAGEEAEQWYRQAAARGHRRAALHLGAILEKRGHLKEAGRWYLTSAKDGEARAACALGFLLRDAGDTESAAVWWLRAAQDGDGNAANALGALHAERGETQTAERWYRAAMDAGDVNGAYNLGLLCAERGRTAQAEQWYRRAAYAGHREAANALAILLLQVGDAAGAEPWFSKAAESGSVDAAFNLGILHAGRGTEDDDAAALRWYERAAAAGHTEAALQVAIARLREGDERAAERHLRGAAGGGSAEAAYRLAAVLDARRPPAPAHELGEPAQEKSECEEWYERAASQGHRRAQVRVGMLAAARGDVVEAARWYREAAEAGSRNGAFNLGLLLAREGSEPEAALWWTRAADAGHGRAALRLALVYARQGELAEGQRWADRAVSLGPAEVSERAARLRDALREELSA; the protein is encoded by the coding sequence ATGGACGTTATGGGGGACAAGGCAACTCTGTTGGATACAGGGCGGTTTGCGCAGCCTGCCGACTTTGTGCAGCCTGCGGATCTCACGCAGCCTTCCGACCGGGACGAAACCGGCGAGGCTGTCGAGGAAGCGCGCCAGCGGCTGGCCGCCGAAGCCGGCGACGTCGAGGCGATGAGCGTCCTCGGGGCCATGCTGCTGCGCCGCGGTGATCTCGACGGAGCCGAGCCCCAGCTGCGCGCTGCCACCGCCGCCGGTGACCGCGCCGCCGCCAACAACCTGGGTGTCCTCCTGCACCAGCGCGGATACGCCGACGAGGCCGCCGGATGGTGGCGGATCGCCGCCGTCGCGGGTTCCGCGGCCGCCGCGCACGCGCTCGGGCGGCACCACCGGGAGCGCGGCGACGAACCCGCCGCCGAGTACTGGCTGCGCCAGTCCGCCGAGCAGGGGCACGCCCTCGGCGCGTACGCGCTCGCCGACCTGCTGGAGCACCGCAGTGACGTCGGCGCCGAGCAGTGGATGCGGGCCGCCGCCGAGCGAGGGCACCGCGAGGCCGCCTACCGGCTGGCGCGGACGCTTGATCGCAAGGCCGCGGACGCGGTCCAGACCGGCGCTGACAACGGTGTCATCGGTGTCATCGGTGCGGCGGGTGAAGAGGCCGAGCAGTGGTACCGGCAGGCCGCCGCGCGCGGACACCGGCGGGCCGCGCTGCACCTCGGGGCGATCCTGGAGAAGCGGGGCCACCTCAAGGAGGCCGGGCGCTGGTATCTGACGTCCGCCAAGGACGGCGAGGCGCGTGCCGCGTGCGCGCTCGGATTCCTGCTGCGGGACGCGGGGGACACGGAGAGCGCCGCCGTCTGGTGGCTGCGGGCCGCGCAGGACGGGGACGGGAACGCCGCGAACGCCCTGGGCGCGCTGCACGCCGAGCGCGGTGAGACGCAGACCGCCGAGCGGTGGTACCGGGCCGCGATGGACGCGGGCGATGTGAACGGGGCCTACAACCTCGGGCTGCTCTGCGCCGAGCGGGGGCGGACCGCGCAGGCCGAGCAGTGGTATCGGCGGGCCGCGTATGCCGGTCATCGCGAGGCCGCGAATGCCTTGGCGATTCTGTTGCTGCAGGTCGGCGACGCGGCCGGGGCCGAGCCCTGGTTCTCCAAGGCCGCGGAGTCCGGGAGCGTGGACGCCGCGTTCAATCTCGGGATCCTGCATGCCGGGCGGGGGACCGAGGACGACGACGCGGCCGCGCTGCGCTGGTACGAGCGGGCTGCCGCTGCCGGGCACACGGAGGCGGCGCTCCAGGTCGCCATCGCGCGGCTGCGGGAGGGGGACGAGCGCGCGGCTGAGCGGCATCTGCGGGGTGCGGCGGGGGGCGGTAGCGCGGAGGCCGCGTACCGGCTTGCCGCCGTGCTCGACGCCCGGCGGCCGCCGGCGCCCGCTCATGAGCTGGGGGAGCCCGCTCAGGAGAAGAGCGAGTGCGAGGAGTGGTACGAGCGCGCGGCGTCCCAGGGGCACCGGCGGGCGCAGGTGCGGGTCGGGATGCTGGCCGCCGCGCGGGGCGATGTGGTGGAGGCGGCTCGGTGGTACCGCGAGGCTGCCGAGGCCGGGTCTCGGAACGGGGCGTTCAATCTTGGGCTGCTGTTGGCTCGGGAGGGGAGTGAGCCGGAGGCCGCGTTGTGGTGGACACGGGCCGCTGACGCGGGGCATGGGCGGGCCGCGCTTCGGCTGGCGCTTGTCTACGCGCGGCAGGGGGAGCTTGCCGAGGGGCAGCGGTGGGCCGACCGCGCCGTCTCTCTTGGGCCCGCGGAGGTGTCCGAGCGGGCGGCTCGGTTGCGGGATGCCTTGCGGGAGGAGTTGTCCGCGTGA
- a CDS encoding Fur family transcriptional regulator — protein MSDLLERLRGRGWRMTAQRRVVAEVLDGDHVHLTADEVHARAVAKLPEISRATVYNTLGELVSLGEVLEVATDKRAKRYDPNAHRPHHHLVCAQCGAIRDVHPTGNPLADLPASERFGFTVSDVEVTYRGVCPNCSAG, from the coding sequence ATGAGTGACCTGTTGGAACGGCTGCGCGGACGCGGATGGCGGATGACCGCGCAGCGGCGTGTCGTGGCCGAGGTCCTCGACGGCGATCACGTCCACCTGACGGCCGACGAGGTACATGCGCGTGCCGTCGCCAAGCTGCCCGAGATCTCCCGGGCGACCGTCTACAACACGCTGGGTGAGCTGGTCTCGCTCGGCGAGGTGCTGGAAGTCGCCACGGACAAGCGCGCCAAGCGCTACGACCCGAACGCGCACCGTCCGCACCACCACCTGGTCTGCGCCCAGTGCGGCGCCATCCGCGACGTGCACCCGACCGGCAACCCGCTCGCCGACCTCCCGGCCTCGGAGCGCTTCGGCTTCACGGTCTCGGACGTCGAGGTGACGTATCGCGGCGTCTGCCCGAACTGCTCGGCAGGCTGA